In the genome of Chryseobacterium arthrosphaerae, one region contains:
- a CDS encoding cysteine hydrolase family protein, translated as MKNTFRSVLALCLVLTSLVTINAQQKRKMENTTLLIIDVQNDYFPGGKMTLENAEEAGQNTRKVLQYFRQNKLPVVHIMHISTNEGAAFFLPGTSGAEINRLVAPHMGEKVITKHFPNSFRETDLLEYLKSENIENLVITGMMTDVCVESTTRAAFDFGFNTTIIGNATATKDRELNGETVKASEVQKSFLAGISALGNLYARIANTEDFIERK; from the coding sequence ATGAAAAATACATTCAGATCTGTTCTGGCCCTATGCCTGGTTTTAACTTCACTGGTAACAATAAACGCACAACAAAAAAGAAAAATGGAAAACACTACATTATTAATTATTGACGTACAGAATGATTATTTCCCAGGTGGAAAAATGACATTGGAAAACGCTGAAGAAGCGGGGCAAAACACCCGGAAAGTTCTTCAGTATTTCAGACAGAATAAACTTCCGGTGGTTCATATCATGCATATTTCTACCAATGAAGGCGCTGCTTTTTTCCTTCCCGGAACTTCCGGCGCTGAAATTAATCGGTTGGTTGCACCACATATGGGTGAGAAAGTTATTACCAAACATTTCCCGAACAGCTTCAGGGAAACGGACCTACTGGAATATCTCAAATCAGAGAATATAGAAAATCTCGTCATTACAGGGATGATGACCGATGTCTGTGTGGAATCTACCACAAGGGCGGCTTTTGATTTCGGATTCAATACTACGATTATCGGAAATGCTACAGCAACAAAGGATCGGGAACTGAACGGTGAAACGGTAAAAGCTTCAGAAGTTCAAAAGTCTTTTCTTGCAGGAATATCAGCATTAGGAAATCTTTATGCCCGTATTGCAAATACCGAAGATTTTATAGAAAGAAAATAA
- the ccsA gene encoding cytochrome c biogenesis protein CcsA, protein MKKLQDILISTRTMAVLLLVYAFAMAYATFLENDYGTPTAKALIYEAKWFELIMVLLILNFIGNIGRYRLWKKDKWPVLVFHLAFVFIFVGGAITRYISFEGTMHIREGETSNEIITDKNFLKIQIEEKGDVLNYQDIPYLMSPLHKDLTATYDFHGKEVKVIAKEYIQRKKDSLVAEPNGKEYLHLVSTGNTGRQNIYIKPGETKSINGTLVTFNRAIDGAVEFRNDGGKLSIKTPVDASYMTMATQATGTTKKDEFQPLALRSLYTINELKLVVPEGLKKGRLIAFEGDRKKDANVPDMLQIELQGPKTKQLVDLSVEKGNPNAYKQITMDGLNIMVGFGPKVYNTPFALKLDDFVMETYPGSSSPSAYESHVKIIDEGKETPYKIYMNHVLNHKGYRFFQASFDPDRMGTVLSVNHDYWGTLISYIGYGLLFLGMFVIFFWKGTHFWKLSKMLTDVNKKKAAAVLLIFLSLGLNAQKIETHGTTDGSRDHVHVQGDDHSHAPAQNVQPLDGAAPKQNSLATPMGKMRTITPDEIIARNKISKEHADKFGYLLVQSFEGRIVPINTQALDVLRKLYKHDRFKGTDGKYLTANQWFLSINTDTPSWTMVPIIKVGPKGGDELKNKTKADDDGYTSLMNLFPADANGNLTYILEHDYNTAFRKKPADQTNYDKEVIAVNERVQIFNEFFSGQFMRIVPVKNDANHTWHSWLDQKFEPDMESQQVMGPYFAEALNAQKTNDWTKADKELAKLSDYQQKWGKAVVPAKSKVDLEVFMNKADINFKLLIFYTIIGGLLLVLGFVELFKPNKVLKKVIKATIYVGLIGYICHFLGLVARWYISGHAPWSNGYEAIIFISWVGITAGLLFYFGFTKPNLGKKTVLTAEDSVNPKGGAGVNALIPAAGFMVAVIMMGFAHGGSALDPQITPLVPVLKSYWLIVHVAIITSSYGFFALSMIIAVISLVFYIISNKDTYKIHHDTTLKELVVVSEMSLTIGLFALTVGNFLGGIWANESWGRYWSWDPKETWAFISIMVYAFVLHMRLVPGLRSRWAFHVATMFAFCSMVMTYFGVNYYLSGLHSYAAGDPVPVPAWVYIGIATMITLSAVSYFKFKALTKK, encoded by the coding sequence ATGAAGAAGCTCCAAGATATTCTTATCTCAACCAGGACAATGGCTGTATTGTTGCTGGTGTACGCATTCGCTATGGCCTATGCAACGTTCTTAGAAAACGACTACGGAACTCCTACAGCAAAAGCATTAATTTATGAGGCAAAATGGTTTGAACTGATCATGGTTCTGCTTATTCTCAACTTCATAGGAAATATCGGAAGATACAGACTGTGGAAAAAGGATAAGTGGCCGGTTTTGGTTTTTCACCTTGCCTTTGTTTTCATTTTTGTGGGGGGAGCCATTACCCGCTATATCAGTTTCGAAGGAACGATGCACATCAGGGAAGGAGAGACCTCCAATGAGATCATAACAGATAAAAACTTCCTTAAAATCCAGATCGAAGAAAAAGGAGATGTCCTTAACTATCAGGATATCCCTTATTTAATGTCTCCACTGCATAAAGACCTTACTGCAACCTATGATTTCCACGGAAAGGAAGTAAAGGTGATCGCAAAAGAGTATATCCAGAGAAAGAAAGACAGCCTGGTAGCTGAACCCAACGGAAAAGAATACCTTCATCTGGTTTCTACAGGGAATACCGGAAGACAGAATATATACATCAAACCGGGAGAAACCAAATCAATCAACGGAACTTTGGTAACGTTCAACAGAGCTATTGACGGTGCGGTTGAATTCAGAAATGACGGAGGTAAGCTCTCTATCAAAACCCCTGTAGATGCCAGCTATATGACGATGGCAACACAGGCAACGGGAACCACAAAGAAAGACGAATTCCAGCCGCTGGCATTGAGAAGTTTATATACAATCAACGAATTGAAACTTGTAGTGCCTGAGGGACTTAAAAAAGGAAGGCTTATCGCTTTTGAAGGAGACAGAAAGAAAGATGCTAATGTTCCGGATATGCTTCAGATTGAGCTGCAGGGGCCAAAAACAAAGCAACTGGTAGATCTTTCTGTGGAAAAAGGAAACCCGAATGCCTACAAGCAGATCACAATGGATGGTCTGAACATCATGGTAGGTTTCGGACCTAAAGTCTACAATACACCTTTTGCATTGAAGCTGGATGACTTCGTTATGGAAACGTATCCCGGAAGTTCATCCCCAAGTGCTTATGAAAGCCATGTGAAAATCATTGACGAAGGAAAAGAAACTCCATATAAAATCTATATGAACCACGTTCTGAATCATAAAGGATACCGTTTCTTCCAGGCAAGTTTTGATCCGGACAGAATGGGAACCGTATTATCCGTAAACCATGATTATTGGGGAACATTGATTTCTTATATCGGATATGGATTGCTTTTCTTAGGAATGTTTGTCATTTTCTTCTGGAAGGGAACACATTTCTGGAAATTAAGCAAAATGTTGACGGATGTAAACAAAAAGAAAGCAGCGGCAGTTCTTTTAATATTCCTTAGCTTAGGATTGAATGCCCAGAAAATTGAAACTCACGGTACAACTGACGGAAGCAGAGACCACGTTCATGTACAGGGAGATGACCACTCTCATGCGCCGGCTCAGAATGTTCAGCCGCTTGACGGTGCTGCTCCGAAGCAGAATTCACTGGCTACTCCAATGGGGAAAATGAGAACAATTACTCCCGATGAGATCATTGCAAGAAATAAAATCAGCAAAGAACACGCTGATAAATTCGGATATCTTTTGGTTCAGAGTTTTGAAGGAAGAATTGTTCCGATCAATACACAGGCTTTAGATGTTTTAAGAAAACTTTACAAGCATGATCGTTTCAAAGGAACAGACGGAAAATACCTGACGGCTAACCAATGGTTCCTTTCTATCAATACAGACACGCCAAGCTGGACCATGGTTCCTATAATCAAAGTAGGACCTAAAGGAGGGGATGAGTTAAAGAATAAAACAAAAGCTGATGATGACGGGTATACTTCTTTAATGAATCTTTTCCCTGCAGATGCCAATGGTAACCTGACCTATATTCTTGAGCATGATTATAACACGGCTTTCCGTAAAAAACCTGCGGATCAGACGAATTATGATAAAGAAGTTATTGCCGTAAACGAAAGAGTTCAAATTTTCAACGAATTCTTCAGCGGGCAGTTTATGAGAATCGTTCCTGTGAAAAACGATGCCAACCACACATGGCATTCATGGCTGGATCAGAAATTTGAACCGGATATGGAATCTCAGCAGGTAATGGGACCTTATTTTGCTGAAGCCCTTAATGCTCAGAAAACAAACGACTGGACCAAGGCAGATAAAGAATTAGCTAAGCTTTCAGACTACCAGCAGAAATGGGGGAAAGCAGTGGTTCCGGCAAAATCGAAAGTGGATCTTGAGGTTTTCATGAATAAAGCCGATATCAATTTTAAACTATTGATTTTCTACACCATTATTGGCGGACTTCTTCTGGTTTTGGGATTTGTTGAATTGTTCAAACCTAATAAAGTATTAAAAAAGGTTATCAAAGCAACTATTTATGTTGGATTGATAGGATATATCTGTCATTTCTTAGGTCTTGTGGCAAGATGGTATATCTCGGGACACGCTCCTTGGAGTAACGGATATGAAGCGATTATCTTTATTTCATGGGTGGGTATTACTGCCGGATTGTTGTTCTATTTTGGATTTACAAAACCTAATCTTGGGAAAAAAACAGTTTTGACTGCTGAAGATTCAGTGAATCCTAAAGGCGGAGCTGGAGTCAATGCGCTGATTCCTGCAGCAGGATTTATGGTAGCAGTTATCATGATGGGGTTTGCTCACGGTGGTTCAGCACTTGATCCGCAGATCACGCCGCTGGTTCCGGTATTGAAATCGTACTGGCTGATTGTTCACGTAGCGATTATTACCTCAAGTTATGGTTTCTTTGCCCTCTCAATGATCATTGCTGTAATCTCTCTGGTATTTTATATTATTTCCAATAAAGATACCTATAAGATTCACCACGATACCACATTGAAGGAATTGGTTGTTGTTTCTGAAATGTCATTAACGATCGGTCTTTTTGCTCTTACAGTAGGAAACTTCCTGGGAGGAATCTGGGCGAATGAATCATGGGGTAGATACTGGAGCTGGGACCCTAAAGAAACATGGGCTTTCATCTCTATCATGGTCTATGCTTTTGTACTGCACATGAGATTGGTACCGGGATTAAGAAGCAGATGGGCATTCCACGTGGCAACGATGTTTGCATTCTGCTCTATGGTAATGACCTATTTCGGGGTAAATTATTACCTGAGTGGTCTTCACTCTTATGCAGCAGGAGATCCTGTGCCGGTACCGGCTTGGGTATACATCGGAATCGCTACGATGATTACTTTATCAGCAGTTTCTTATTTCAAGTTTAAAGCGTTAACGAAGAAGTAA
- a CDS encoding Crp/Fnr family transcriptional regulator, which produces MYGLLYKNISRYISLSEEEFLQFAKPFEYKKFTKKDQVLREGDYCLFEGFVLNGCFKIYYLNENGSEQTLYFAVTDWWITDIDSLINHVPSILNIEALEDSEVLMISKKEKERLYETMPQIEKLFRMMNQQSSVALQRRILSLTGKTADKRYLEFLEKYPGLEQRLTQQQVASYLGITHEFLSKIRKKIAFEK; this is translated from the coding sequence ATGTACGGTTTACTTTACAAAAATATCAGCAGATATATCAGCCTTTCAGAAGAAGAGTTTCTTCAGTTTGCAAAACCTTTTGAGTATAAAAAATTCACTAAAAAGGATCAGGTACTCCGGGAAGGGGATTATTGTCTTTTTGAAGGATTTGTTCTGAACGGATGTTTTAAAATATACTACCTGAACGAAAACGGTTCTGAGCAGACATTGTATTTTGCGGTAACAGATTGGTGGATTACAGATATAGACAGCCTCATCAATCATGTGCCCAGCATCCTGAATATTGAAGCGCTTGAAGACAGCGAAGTGCTGATGATTTCCAAAAAAGAGAAGGAACGTCTGTATGAAACCATGCCGCAGATAGAAAAACTCTTCAGGATGATGAATCAGCAGTCGTCCGTTGCCCTGCAAAGAAGAATTTTATCATTAACGGGTAAAACAGCCGATAAGCGCTATCTGGAATTTTTAGAAAAATATCCGGGACTGGAGCAAAGACTGACGCAACAGCAGGTTGCTTCCTATCTTGGGATTACTCATGAGTTTTTAAGTAAAATCAGAAAAAAGATAGCTTTTGAAAAGTGA
- the amaB gene encoding L-piperidine-6-carboxylate dehydrogenase, which yields MSKKVKDFGIEKTLKNLGIKEENKGTSVGGKYFASGKVIESISPVDGKLIAKVKTSGESDYDKVIETAQEAFQEFRLIPAPKRGEIVRQLGLKLREYKEDLGKLVSYEMGKSLQEGLGEVQEMIDICDFAVGLSRQLQGYTMHSERPGHRMYEQYHPLGVVGIITAFNFPVAVWSWNTALAWICGNVTIWKPSEKTPLCAVACQNIMAEVLKENNLPEGISSVLIADHEIGQKLVDDKRVALISFTGSTRVGRMVSSKVAERFGKSILELGGNNAIIITKEADLDMSIIGAVFGAVGTAGQRCTSTRRLIIHESVYNEVKTRLTKAYGQLKIGNPLDENNHVGPLIDTDAVNQYEEAIKKCKKEGGKFVVEGGVLSGKEYESGCYVKPCVAEVKNSYEIVQHETFAPILYLIKYKTLEEAIAIQNDVPQGLSSAIMTQNLREAELFLSHAGSDCGIANVNIGTSGAEIGGAFGGEKETGGGRESGSDAWKYYMRRQTNTINYTAQLPLAQGIKFDL from the coding sequence ATGTCAAAAAAAGTAAAGGATTTCGGAATCGAAAAAACATTAAAAAACTTAGGTATTAAAGAAGAAAACAAAGGTACCTCGGTAGGCGGAAAATATTTCGCTTCAGGAAAGGTGATCGAAAGCATCTCTCCTGTAGACGGAAAGCTGATCGCTAAAGTAAAGACTTCCGGAGAAAGTGATTATGACAAAGTAATTGAAACCGCTCAAGAGGCATTTCAGGAATTCAGGCTGATCCCGGCTCCGAAAAGAGGAGAAATTGTAAGGCAGCTTGGTTTAAAATTAAGAGAATATAAAGAAGACCTTGGTAAACTTGTTTCTTACGAAATGGGTAAATCTCTGCAGGAAGGACTTGGTGAAGTTCAGGAAATGATCGATATCTGTGATTTCGCTGTAGGACTTTCAAGACAGCTTCAGGGATATACCATGCACTCTGAAAGACCTGGTCACAGAATGTACGAACAATACCATCCGCTTGGCGTGGTGGGAATCATCACAGCTTTCAACTTCCCGGTAGCCGTTTGGTCGTGGAATACAGCGTTAGCATGGATCTGCGGTAACGTTACGATCTGGAAGCCATCAGAAAAAACACCGCTTTGTGCTGTCGCATGTCAGAATATCATGGCTGAAGTTCTGAAGGAAAACAACCTTCCGGAAGGAATTTCCAGCGTATTGATCGCTGACCATGAAATAGGACAGAAGCTGGTAGATGATAAAAGAGTTGCTTTGATTTCTTTCACAGGATCTACAAGAGTAGGAAGAATGGTTTCTTCCAAAGTAGCGGAAAGATTCGGAAAATCTATCCTTGAACTGGGTGGAAACAACGCCATTATCATTACAAAAGAAGCGGATCTTGATATGTCTATCATCGGAGCCGTTTTCGGAGCCGTAGGAACAGCTGGTCAGAGATGTACTTCAACAAGAAGGCTGATCATCCACGAAAGCGTTTACAATGAAGTGAAAACAAGACTGACAAAAGCTTACGGACAGTTGAAAATCGGAAACCCGCTGGATGAAAATAACCACGTAGGACCACTTATTGATACGGATGCTGTCAATCAGTATGAGGAAGCCATTAAGAAATGTAAAAAAGAAGGCGGTAAATTTGTTGTTGAAGGCGGCGTTTTATCCGGCAAAGAGTATGAATCCGGATGCTATGTGAAGCCTTGCGTTGCAGAAGTTAAAAACTCTTACGAGATCGTTCAGCATGAAACATTTGCTCCTATTCTATACCTGATCAAATACAAAACATTAGAAGAAGCGATTGCGATTCAGAATGATGTTCCTCAGGGATTATCTTCTGCCATCATGACGCAGAACCTTAGAGAAGCAGAACTATTCCTTTCGCATGCAGGTTCAGACTGTGGTATTGCCAACGTAAACATCGGTACTTCAGGTGCTGAAATCGGAGGTGCTTTCGGTGGAGAAAAAGAAACCGGAGGAGGAAGAGAATCAGGATCTGATGCCTGGAAGTATTATATGAGAAGGCAAACTAATACTATAAATTACACGGCTCAACTTCCTTTAGCACAGGGAATTAAATTCGATTTATAA
- a CDS encoding Arc family DNA binding domain-containing protein yields MKAGKAQNPSEAKGKKSFVIRIDESTYKLLEKWAGDEFRSVNGQIEYLLHQSLVNAGRKKND; encoded by the coding sequence ATGAAAGCAGGAAAAGCTCAGAACCCTTCAGAAGCTAAAGGCAAAAAATCCTTTGTCATAAGAATAGATGAATCAACGTATAAACTTCTTGAAAAGTGGGCAGGCGATGAGTTCAGAAGTGTGAACGGACAGATTGAATACCTCTTACATCAGAGCCTGGTCAATGCCGGAAGAAAGAAGAATGACTGA
- a CDS encoding histidine kinase encodes MENSQENNSKFKKWFKRVGWAGLAFFTIKGLVWLVIFYFGADTLQSCIK; translated from the coding sequence ATGGAAAATTCACAAGAAAATAACTCAAAGTTTAAAAAATGGTTCAAGCGTGTGGGATGGGCAGGATTGGCTTTCTTTACCATTAAAGGCTTGGTTTGGCTCGTAATATTCTACTTTGGAGCAGATACTCTTCAAAGCTGTATAAAATAA
- a CDS encoding LolA family protein — protein sequence MRNIISKVILGSFVVGAVGMANAQKIDAKAKKILDDVTANYKSKKNSYFKFSFGSGLNGQVTKTEPGIYYVAGEKYKLKIMDTEQIFDGNKIYNINSDDMEVTVAKPNGSSSMFSPINYLSTYRNDYNVTYNGKKMVNGVNSDFIKLTPVKANGIQHVYLFIDSAKKQMVKLEQHGSNKDVAVIAIKEYKENQELDPNMFVFDKNKFKNYVVTEL from the coding sequence ATGAGAAATATTATTTCAAAAGTTATATTAGGAAGTTTTGTTGTAGGTGCGGTAGGAATGGCCAACGCTCAGAAGATTGATGCCAAAGCTAAAAAGATCCTGGATGATGTTACAGCCAACTACAAGTCTAAAAAGAATTCTTACTTCAAATTTTCTTTTGGAAGCGGCCTTAACGGGCAGGTTACAAAAACAGAGCCTGGTATTTATTATGTTGCCGGAGAAAAATACAAACTGAAGATCATGGATACAGAACAGATCTTCGACGGGAATAAAATCTACAACATCAATTCTGATGATATGGAAGTAACGGTTGCAAAGCCTAACGGAAGCAGCAGCATGTTCTCCCCTATCAACTACCTTAGCACTTACAGAAACGACTATAATGTAACCTATAACGGTAAGAAAATGGTAAACGGGGTTAATTCTGATTTTATCAAACTTACTCCGGTGAAAGCAAACGGAATACAGCATGTATATCTTTTCATAGATTCTGCGAAGAAACAAATGGTAAAACTGGAGCAGCACGGAAGCAACAAAGATGTAGCAGTAATTGCCATTAAAGAATATAAAGAGAACCAGGAACTGGATCCCAATATGTTTGTTTTTGACAAAAATAAGTTTAAAAACTACGTCGTTACAGAACTTTAA
- a CDS encoding SPFH domain-containing protein has translation MEKTLKPMSGYLTLVICLALFVAAVYFFISGVDQSITFVVIAMLCFLLSCFFLKGLMIIQPNHSRVLNFFGKYVGTVKENGLFFINPLYSSQKMSLRSENLQGQTLKVNDKMGNPIEIAVVMVWKVGDTYKAAFDVERYSDFVKMQSEAAVRHLAMSFPYDNLEDDHAPITLREGGDKINSILEQELTDRLSKAGIVIQEARISHLAYASEIAGAMLQRQQATAIVAARTKIVEGAVGMVDLALKKLSEENIVELDDERKAAMVSNLMVVLCGEKAATPILNAGTLYN, from the coding sequence ATGGAAAAAACATTAAAACCTATGTCAGGTTATCTTACCTTAGTTATTTGTCTGGCTTTGTTTGTAGCAGCAGTATACTTCTTCATCAGCGGAGTAGACCAGAGTATCACATTTGTGGTGATTGCCATGCTTTGCTTTCTGTTATCATGCTTTTTCTTAAAAGGATTAATGATCATTCAGCCCAACCATTCACGGGTATTGAACTTCTTCGGAAAGTACGTAGGAACTGTAAAAGAGAACGGATTGTTCTTTATCAATCCTTTGTATTCATCCCAGAAAATGTCATTGCGTTCCGAAAACTTACAGGGGCAGACTTTGAAAGTAAATGATAAAATGGGTAATCCTATCGAAATTGCAGTGGTAATGGTATGGAAGGTAGGAGATACCTATAAAGCGGCTTTTGATGTAGAACGCTATTCTGATTTCGTAAAAATGCAGAGTGAAGCGGCAGTCCGTCATTTGGCTATGAGCTTTCCTTATGATAATTTAGAAGACGATCATGCACCGATTACTTTAAGAGAAGGAGGTGACAAGATCAACTCTATTTTGGAGCAGGAACTTACAGACCGTCTTTCAAAGGCAGGAATTGTCATTCAGGAAGCTAGAATTTCTCACCTTGCCTATGCTTCCGAAATCGCCGGAGCAATGCTTCAGAGACAGCAGGCAACGGCAATTGTAGCGGCAAGAACCAAAATTGTAGAAGGAGCTGTAGGAATGGTAGACCTTGCTTTGAAAAAACTTTCCGAAGAAAATATCGTTGAACTTGACGATGAAAGAAAAGCAGCCATGGTAAGCAATCTGATGGTCGTTCTTTGTGGTGAAAAAGCAGCTACACCCATCCTGAATGCCGGAACACTTTATAATTAA
- a CDS encoding FtsK/SpoIIIE family DNA translocase — MDKKTQKKPTESPDKGRILSKPRIFFGLSFILFSAVLAFSFISYLMNWKADQSQAGTMLDKSIKSSNIFGKVGDWLGNIFIFESIGIASFIIAFLFMVVGTLILKKKIFKPWKTIGHSLFFICWLPIFMGALTKGQGVLGGVYGYQIMDYLNSIIGTVGLWTVLAASILLYFILEFNLRPSSIKAKLNTINENTIGKVKSMMPDSNEDFEADEELKEELEEVEEEKDAAPHVTVSDVTNPAPANPVSTMKVQEPVSIPKGFPEVPVAADIETITTPNHTSFETEPKEAAQPVSLNLSTKPSVPLSSPEEAFDIRPSAPVSAVASAPAQENIKFNVEVAPVIDILDDSDKKSQELVEKHGLYDHKLDLANFQMPPVDLLKDYGSEEISINKEELEENKNKIVGLLKNFNVGIAEIKATIGPTVTLYEIVPEAGIRVAAIKKLQDDIALNLSALGIRIIAPMPGKGTIGIEVPRKNPTMVSMRSVIASQKFQNTDMDLPVVFGKTISNEIFMADLSKMPHLLMAGATGQGKSVGINAILTSLLYKKHPSELKFVMVDPKKVELSLYSKIERHYLAKLPDAEEAIITDTNKVINTLNSLCIEMDTRYDLLKNAFCKNLKEYNKKFTERKLNPENGHRYLPYIVLVVDEFADLIMTAGKEVELPIARLAQLARAVGIHLIVATQRPSVNVITGMIKANFPARAAFRVISSVDSRTILDSPGADQLIGKGDMLYFNGNEILRLQCAFVDTPEVERIAEFIGEQKGYSSAFLLPEYVSEDANSSAAGSFDPNEKDALFEDAARIIVSTQQGSTSMLQRQLKLGYNRAGRIMDQLEASGIVGGFNGAKAREVLISDLHSLEQFLEDLRS, encoded by the coding sequence ATGGACAAAAAGACACAAAAAAAACCGACTGAATCGCCTGATAAAGGCAGAATTTTATCTAAGCCACGTATCTTTTTCGGGCTTAGTTTTATACTTTTCTCTGCCGTACTTGCATTTTCCTTCATTTCTTATTTAATGAACTGGAAAGCAGACCAAAGCCAGGCAGGAACCATGCTTGACAAGAGTATAAAATCTTCCAATATTTTTGGTAAAGTAGGCGACTGGTTAGGAAATATTTTCATCTTTGAAAGTATCGGTATCGCCTCATTCATTATTGCCTTCCTCTTTATGGTGGTAGGCACCCTTATTCTTAAAAAGAAGATCTTCAAACCATGGAAGACCATTGGTCATTCTCTGTTTTTCATCTGCTGGCTTCCGATCTTTATGGGAGCACTTACAAAAGGACAGGGCGTTCTGGGGGGGGTGTACGGTTATCAGATCATGGATTATCTGAATTCCATTATCGGTACTGTAGGTCTATGGACTGTACTGGCGGCAAGTATTCTTCTTTATTTTATTCTTGAATTCAACCTGCGTCCGAGCTCTATCAAAGCAAAGCTGAATACCATCAATGAAAACACCATAGGAAAGGTAAAATCTATGATGCCGGATTCTAATGAAGATTTCGAAGCAGATGAAGAGCTGAAAGAAGAACTTGAGGAAGTGGAAGAAGAAAAAGATGCAGCTCCTCATGTTACCGTAAGTGATGTTACCAACCCTGCTCCTGCCAATCCTGTCTCTACAATGAAAGTACAGGAACCGGTAAGTATACCTAAAGGATTCCCTGAGGTTCCGGTTGCAGCCGATATAGAAACGATTACAACGCCTAATCATACTTCTTTTGAGACAGAACCTAAAGAGGCGGCACAACCTGTAAGCTTAAATCTTTCTACCAAACCATCTGTTCCGCTATCATCTCCGGAAGAAGCATTTGATATCAGACCTTCTGCTCCGGTATCTGCAGTGGCTTCTGCCCCGGCTCAGGAAAACATTAAATTTAATGTGGAAGTTGCTCCGGTGATCGATATTCTGGATGATTCTGACAAAAAATCCCAGGAACTTGTAGAAAAACACGGTCTTTATGATCACAAGCTGGATCTTGCCAATTTCCAGATGCCTCCTGTTGATTTACTGAAAGATTACGGAAGTGAAGAAATTTCTATCAACAAAGAAGAATTAGAAGAAAATAAAAACAAGATCGTTGGACTTCTTAAAAATTTCAACGTAGGAATTGCAGAGATCAAAGCAACGATCGGGCCTACCGTTACCTTATATGAAATTGTACCGGAAGCAGGGATCAGAGTGGCAGCCATTAAAAAGCTGCAGGATGATATCGCCCTTAACCTTTCAGCTTTGGGGATCAGAATCATTGCTCCGATGCCAGGAAAAGGAACGATCGGAATTGAAGTACCCAGAAAGAATCCTACCATGGTCTCTATGCGTTCTGTAATTGCTTCTCAGAAATTCCAGAATACCGACATGGATCTTCCGGTGGTTTTCGGAAAAACGATTTCCAATGAAATTTTCATGGCCGACCTTTCCAAGATGCCTCACTTACTGATGGCAGGTGCTACAGGACAGGGTAAATCTGTTGGTATTAATGCCATCCTGACTTCTCTTCTTTATAAAAAACATCCTAGTGAGCTGAAGTTCGTCATGGTTGACCCTAAAAAGGTAGAACTTTCATTATATTCAAAAATTGAAAGACATTATCTGGCTAAACTACCGGATGCTGAGGAAGCCATCATCACGGATACCAACAAAGTAATCAATACCCTGAATTCATTGTGTATTGAAATGGACACCCGCTATGATCTTCTTAAAAATGCTTTCTGTAAAAACCTGAAAGAATACAACAAAAAGTTTACAGAAAGAAAACTGAACCCAGAGAACGGACACAGGTACCTGCCTTATATCGTATTGGTAGTGGACGAATTTGCGGATCTGATCATGACCGCAGGAAAAGAGGTGGAATTACCGATCGCCAGACTGGCACAGCTGGCAAGAGCCGTGGGAATTCACCTTATTGTAGCAACCCAGAGACCTTCCGTAAATGTAATTACAGGGATGATCAAGGCTAACTTCCCGGCAAGGGCAGCCTTCAGGGTAATCTCCAGTGTGGATTCAAGAACGATCCTTGACTCACCCGGAGCTGATCAGCTGATTGGTAAAGGAGATATGCTTTACTTCAACGGAAATGAGATTTTAAGACTTCAGTGTGCTTTCGTAGATACTCCGGAGGTGGAAAGAATTGCTGAGTTCATCGGGGAACAAAAAGGATATTCATCTGCGTTCCTTCTTCCTGAATATGTTTCTGAAGATGCCAACAGCTCGGCAGCAGGTTCTTTTGATCCTAATGAAAAGGATGCCTTATTTGAAGACGCAGCGAGAATCATTGTTTCTACACAGCAGGGCTCTACTTCAATGCTTCAGAGACAGCTTAAGCTTGGGTACAACAGAGCCGGAAGAATTATGGACCAGCTTGAGGCCAGTGGCATTGTGGGAGGTTTCAACGGAGCCAAGGCAAGAGAGGTCCTGATCAGCGATCTTCATTCTTTGGAACAGTTTTTGGAAGATCTGCGTAGTTAA